A single window of Kitasatospora sp. HUAS MG31 DNA harbors:
- a CDS encoding Cgl0159 family (beta/alpha)8-fold protein, whose translation MTLTIPDLVTVRARRPEAVAEAATRRARRPLVGASGRLMIVAADHPARGALGVGGDRLAMANRADLLERLCVALSRPGVDGVLATADILEDLLLLGVLDDKVVMGSMNRGGLAGASFEMDDRFTGHRAEDIERLRFDAGKLLVRIDYDDPGSLTTLETTARTIDAMAARRLPLFVEPFITRRVDGRVRNDLSGEAVARSIAIASGLGGTSAYTWLKLPVTEDPDDMAAALETSTLPVVLLGGEVAGDQDGAYERWRKALRLPTVQGMIVGRSLLYPADGSVETAVDTAVGLL comes from the coding sequence GTGACCCTCACCATCCCGGACCTCGTGACCGTGCGTGCCCGGCGCCCCGAGGCGGTCGCCGAAGCGGCCACCCGCCGCGCCCGCAGACCCCTCGTCGGCGCGAGCGGGCGGCTCATGATCGTGGCCGCCGACCATCCCGCGCGCGGGGCTCTCGGCGTCGGCGGGGACCGTCTCGCCATGGCCAACCGGGCCGACCTGCTGGAACGCCTGTGCGTCGCACTGTCCCGGCCCGGCGTGGACGGGGTGCTGGCCACCGCCGACATCCTGGAGGACCTGCTCCTGCTCGGTGTCCTGGACGACAAGGTCGTCATGGGCTCGATGAACCGCGGCGGGCTGGCGGGGGCGTCCTTCGAGATGGACGACCGCTTCACCGGGCACCGCGCCGAGGACATCGAGCGGCTGCGGTTCGACGCCGGGAAGCTGCTCGTCCGCATCGACTACGACGACCCGGGCTCCCTCACCACGCTGGAGACGACCGCCCGGACGATCGACGCCATGGCGGCCCGCCGGCTGCCGCTGTTCGTCGAACCGTTCATCACCCGCCGCGTCGACGGCCGGGTCCGCAACGACCTCAGCGGCGAGGCCGTCGCCCGGTCCATCGCCATCGCCTCGGGCCTCGGGGGCACCTCCGCCTACACCTGGCTGAAACTGCCCGTCACCGAGGACCCCGACGACATGGCGGCGGCGCTGGAGACCTCCACCCTCCCCGTCGTCCTCCTCGGCGGCGAGGTCGCCGGGGACCAGGACGGCGCGTACGAGCGGTGGCGCAAGGCGCTGCGGCTGCCCACCGTCCAGGGCATGATCGTCGGCCGGTCCCTGCTCTACCCGGCCGACGGCAGCGTGGAGACCGCCGTGGACACGGCGGTCGGCCTGCTGTGA
- a CDS encoding SRPBCC family protein, with the protein MAVLNIHERVLPATAGEVGALIDGLAGAEDRLWPADAWPPMRLDAGLAPGSSGGHGPVRYTVTAFTPGQWVRFAFTAPRGLHGFHELSAHPRGDGTVRLCHTLAATLRGPARLTWPLFYRWMHDALLEDSLDRAERTLTGTVRRPTRHSRYVRLLRRAAARRR; encoded by the coding sequence ATGGCGGTGCTGAACATCCACGAACGCGTCCTGCCAGCCACAGCCGGGGAGGTCGGCGCGCTGATCGACGGCCTGGCCGGCGCCGAGGACCGCCTCTGGCCGGCCGACGCCTGGCCGCCGATGCGACTTGACGCGGGACTCGCGCCGGGCTCGTCCGGCGGACACGGACCGGTGCGCTACACGGTCACCGCGTTCACGCCCGGCCAGTGGGTGCGTTTCGCCTTCACCGCGCCGCGCGGCCTCCACGGCTTCCACGAACTCTCCGCGCACCCGCGCGGCGACGGGACCGTCCGGCTCTGCCACACGCTCGCCGCGACACTCCGCGGCCCCGCGCGGCTGACCTGGCCGCTGTTCTACCGGTGGATGCACGACGCGCTCCTGGAAGACAGCCTCGACCGCGCCGAGCGCACCCTCACCGGTACCGTCCGCCGCCCGACCCGGCACTCCCGCTACGTCCGCCTGCTGCGCCGAGCCGCTGCACGGCGGCGCTGA
- a CDS encoding ABC transporter permease, with product MTRATAPAAGTSPPPAPPAVHRDGRTARRSPGRRMLARPEVGALIAAIGVYAFFFTLAPSFREAGSLATVLYQASVMGIMALPVALLMIGGEFDLSAGVAVTTSALTAAILSFQLSVNVWTGVLVALAVSLAVGAFNGWLLIRTGLPSFLVTLGSFLVLQGANLAVTKIFTGNVASESIRDMDGFDQAKRIFASEIGIGGVDFKITIFYWLAFAGLATWLLLRTAFGNWVFAVGGNADSARAVGVPVHFTKVALFMGVGAGAWFVGMHLLFSFDTVQSGEGVGNEFLYIIAAVIGGCLLTGGYGSAVGPVIGAFIFGMVSQGIVYANWNPDWFKAFLGVMLLVAALVNLWVRRQATRR from the coding sequence ATGACCCGAGCCACGGCACCGGCGGCGGGGACCTCCCCGCCGCCGGCTCCACCGGCCGTCCACCGGGACGGCCGCACCGCCCGGCGGTCCCCGGGCCGGCGGATGCTGGCCCGCCCCGAGGTCGGTGCCCTGATCGCCGCGATCGGCGTGTACGCCTTCTTCTTCACCCTCGCGCCGTCCTTCCGCGAGGCCGGGTCGCTGGCCACGGTGCTCTACCAGGCGTCGGTGATGGGCATCATGGCGCTCCCGGTCGCGCTGCTGATGATCGGCGGGGAGTTCGATTTGTCCGCCGGCGTCGCGGTCACCACCTCCGCGCTGACCGCCGCGATTCTCTCCTTCCAGCTCAGCGTCAACGTGTGGACCGGTGTCCTCGTCGCCCTGGCCGTCTCCCTGGCGGTGGGCGCGTTCAACGGCTGGCTGCTGATCAGGACCGGCCTGCCGTCCTTCCTCGTCACGCTGGGGTCGTTCCTGGTTCTCCAGGGGGCGAACCTGGCGGTGACGAAGATCTTCACGGGGAACGTGGCCTCGGAGTCCATCAGGGACATGGACGGCTTCGACCAGGCGAAACGGATCTTCGCCTCGGAGATCGGTATCGGCGGGGTCGACTTCAAGATCACGATCTTCTACTGGCTCGCGTTCGCGGGCCTGGCGACCTGGCTCCTGCTCCGTACCGCGTTCGGCAACTGGGTCTTCGCGGTCGGCGGCAACGCCGACTCCGCCCGGGCGGTCGGTGTGCCCGTCCACTTCACCAAGGTCGCCCTGTTCATGGGGGTGGGCGCGGGAGCCTGGTTCGTCGGCATGCACCTGCTGTTCTCGTTCGACACCGTGCAGTCCGGCGAGGGCGTGGGGAACGAGTTCCTGTACATCATCGCGGCGGTGATCGGCGGGTGCCTGCTGACCGGCGGCTACGGCTCCGCCGTCGGCCCGGTCATCGGCGCCTTCATCTTCGGCATGGTCTCGCAGGGCATCGTCTACGCCAACTGGAACCCCGACTGGTTCAAGGCCTTCCTGGGCGTCATGCTGCTGGTCGCCGCGCTGGTCAACCTGTGGGTCCGCCGCCAGGCCACGAGGAGGTAA
- the iolC gene encoding 5-dehydro-2-deoxygluconokinase, whose protein sequence is MPDSVEPFDLLTMGRLGVDLYPVETGVPLSRVDSFRKFLGGSPANVAVAAARLGHSTALISRTGDDPFGDYLHEALKEFGVDDRFVTPVASYPTPITFCEIFPPDAFPLYFYRQPKAPDLVINGDELDLPAIRAARIFWITGTGLSEEPSRSSTLAALAARARAGTTVFDLDWRPMFWKDPDAARPHYAEALRHATVAVGNLDECEVATGLREPRACAEALLAAGVELAVVKQGPAGVLAVHRDGTSAEVAPVPVEVVNGLGAGDAFGGALCHGLLNGWELERTMRYANAAGALVATRLACSSAMPTGSEIADLLARSRPTPPRNGSRP, encoded by the coding sequence ATGCCTGATTCCGTCGAACCGTTCGATCTCCTCACCATGGGACGGCTCGGGGTCGATCTGTATCCGGTGGAGACCGGTGTGCCGCTGTCGCGGGTCGATTCCTTCCGCAAGTTCCTCGGGGGCTCGCCCGCCAACGTCGCCGTGGCCGCGGCACGCCTGGGCCACAGCACCGCCCTGATCAGCAGGACGGGCGACGACCCCTTCGGCGACTACCTGCACGAGGCCCTCAAGGAGTTCGGGGTCGACGACCGCTTCGTCACCCCGGTGGCGTCCTACCCGACGCCGATCACCTTCTGCGAGATCTTCCCGCCGGACGCCTTCCCGCTGTACTTCTACCGGCAGCCCAAGGCCCCCGACCTGGTGATCAACGGCGACGAACTCGACCTCCCCGCCATCCGCGCCGCCCGGATCTTCTGGATCACCGGCACCGGCCTGAGCGAGGAACCGAGCCGCTCCAGCACCCTGGCCGCCCTCGCCGCCCGTGCCAGGGCCGGCACCACCGTCTTCGACCTCGACTGGCGCCCGATGTTCTGGAAGGACCCGGACGCCGCCCGTCCGCACTACGCCGAGGCGCTGCGCCATGCCACCGTGGCCGTGGGCAACCTCGACGAGTGCGAGGTCGCCACCGGTCTCCGCGAGCCGAGGGCCTGCGCCGAGGCGCTGCTGGCGGCGGGGGTCGAGCTCGCCGTCGTCAAGCAGGGCCCCGCGGGCGTGCTGGCGGTCCACCGCGACGGCACGAGCGCGGAGGTCGCCCCCGTCCCGGTGGAGGTCGTCAACGGGCTCGGCGCCGGGGACGCCTTCGGCGGCGCGCTCTGTCACGGGCTCCTGAACGGCTGGGAGTTGGAGCGGACGATGCGGTACGCCAACGCGGCCGGGGCGCTCGTCGCCACCCGGCTCGCCTGCTCCTCCGCCATGCCCACCGGGTCCGAGATCGCCGACCTCCTCGCCCGCAGCCGACCGACACCGCCCCGGAACGGATCCCGACCGTGA
- a CDS encoding TetR/AcrR family transcriptional regulator — MPRPPRYDESQLLDAAVRLAAAGGPAAVTMAAVAKESGAPNGSVYHRFPQRTVLLAELWLRTVERFQVGYRAALDSAPQPLSAARAAAREAVGWCRANPGEAAVLLHGPEAFGRRDWPEEYVRRADRGNRHALGAVAALAAGLGASHPADIERVTLALIDLPIALVRRHMRDGGTLPAHAEQLAEDCTSSLLADLQPHEGGGSST; from the coding sequence ATGCCGAGGCCACCCCGATACGACGAATCCCAACTCCTCGATGCCGCGGTGCGGCTGGCCGCAGCGGGCGGGCCGGCCGCGGTCACCATGGCGGCGGTCGCCAAGGAGAGCGGCGCTCCCAACGGCTCCGTCTACCATCGCTTCCCGCAGCGGACGGTGCTGCTGGCCGAGCTGTGGCTGCGTACCGTCGAACGCTTCCAGGTGGGGTACCGGGCCGCGCTGGACTCCGCCCCGCAGCCACTGTCCGCCGCCCGGGCAGCGGCCCGCGAGGCGGTGGGCTGGTGCCGTGCCAATCCCGGGGAGGCGGCCGTCCTGCTGCACGGACCGGAGGCCTTCGGCCGCCGGGACTGGCCGGAGGAGTACGTCCGCCGGGCAGACCGCGGCAACCGCCACGCGCTCGGCGCGGTCGCCGCCCTCGCGGCCGGCCTCGGCGCGTCCCACCCGGCCGACATCGAGCGGGTGACACTCGCACTGATCGACCTACCGATCGCCCTGGTCCGCCGTCACATGCGCGACGGCGGCACCCTGCCCGCCCACGCCGAGCAGTTGGCCGAGGACTGCACGAGCAGCCTTCTGGCGGACCTTCAGCCGCACGAGGGCGGCGGCAGCAGCACCTGA
- the iolD gene encoding 3D-(3,5/4)-trihydroxycyclohexane-1,2-dione acylhydrolase (decyclizing), protein MSHPHRPTHRLTTAQALVRFLSVQYSERDGVRHRLIAGTWGIFGHGNVAGIGQALLETGEDTMPFHQGRNEQAMVHAAVGYARQLDRLSTQAVTTSIGPGATNLVTGAALATINRLPVLLLPGDSFATRPADPLLQQLEHPSQADVSVNDTLRPVSRYFDRITRPEALIPSALNAMRVLTDPAQTGAVTLALPQDVQAEAYDWPEEFFAERVWTVRRPAPDPRELAEAVRALRAAGRPLIVAGGGVHHSRAEDALRALADATGIPVASTQAGKGSLRHDHPADLGGIGHTGTAVCDEIARTADLVLGVGTRYSDFTTASGTLFRNPDVRFVNLNITAFDAHKLAAHTLVADARAGLEALTEQLAGHRVSAAYEAEYRAGKQSWEQVVDAAFRAEDEHAVPTQTQVLGALDAVVGDEDIVINAAGSLPGDLHKLWRARSPRQYHLEYGYSCMGYEIPAGIGVQQAAPGTPVWSLVGDGTYLMMPTEIVTAVQEHLPVNLILIQNHGYASIGGLSEETGGERFGTAYRYRAADGTFTGAPLPVDLAANAASLGMDVISAKTVGELRAALARARASDRPTCVYVETAPTPASPPAEAWWDVPVAEVATRDAALAARRRYERHTATRRRHL, encoded by the coding sequence ATGAGCCACCCGCACCGGCCGACGCACCGCCTGACCACGGCCCAGGCCCTGGTGAGGTTCCTGTCCGTGCAGTACAGCGAACGCGACGGCGTACGGCACCGGCTGATCGCCGGCACCTGGGGCATCTTCGGGCACGGCAACGTCGCCGGCATCGGACAGGCCCTGCTGGAGACCGGCGAGGACACCATGCCCTTCCACCAGGGCCGCAACGAGCAGGCCATGGTGCACGCCGCCGTCGGCTACGCCCGCCAGCTCGACCGGCTCTCCACCCAGGCCGTGACCACGTCCATCGGCCCCGGCGCCACCAACCTGGTCACCGGCGCCGCCCTCGCCACCATCAACCGGCTGCCGGTGCTGCTCCTGCCCGGCGACTCCTTCGCCACCCGCCCCGCGGACCCGCTCCTCCAGCAGCTGGAGCACCCGAGCCAGGCCGACGTCTCCGTGAACGACACCCTGCGCCCGGTCTCCCGCTACTTCGACCGGATCACCCGCCCCGAGGCGCTGATCCCCTCCGCGCTGAACGCCATGCGGGTGCTGACCGACCCGGCCCAAACCGGCGCGGTCACCCTCGCCCTGCCGCAGGACGTCCAGGCGGAGGCGTACGACTGGCCCGAGGAGTTCTTCGCCGAGCGGGTCTGGACCGTCCGCCGCCCCGCGCCCGACCCGCGGGAGCTCGCCGAGGCCGTCCGCGCCCTCCGCGCCGCCGGACGTCCGCTGATCGTCGCGGGCGGCGGCGTCCACCACAGCCGGGCCGAGGACGCCCTCAGGGCGCTCGCGGACGCCACCGGCATCCCGGTCGCCTCCACCCAGGCGGGCAAGGGCTCCCTGCGCCACGACCACCCGGCCGACCTGGGCGGCATCGGTCACACCGGCACCGCGGTCTGCGACGAGATCGCGCGCACCGCCGACCTGGTCCTCGGCGTCGGCACCCGCTACTCCGACTTCACCACCGCCTCCGGCACCCTCTTCCGGAACCCGGACGTCCGGTTCGTCAACCTGAACATCACCGCGTTCGACGCCCACAAGCTGGCCGCGCACACCCTGGTCGCCGACGCCCGCGCGGGCCTGGAAGCCCTGACGGAGCAGCTGGCCGGCCACCGGGTCTCCGCGGCCTACGAGGCCGAGTACCGTGCCGGCAAGCAGAGCTGGGAGCAGGTCGTGGACGCCGCCTTCCGGGCGGAGGACGAGCACGCCGTGCCGACCCAGACCCAGGTGCTCGGCGCACTGGACGCGGTCGTCGGCGACGAGGACATCGTGATCAACGCGGCCGGATCCCTCCCCGGGGACCTGCACAAACTCTGGCGGGCCCGCTCGCCGCGCCAGTACCACCTGGAATACGGCTACTCCTGCATGGGCTACGAGATCCCGGCCGGCATCGGCGTCCAGCAGGCCGCACCGGGCACCCCCGTCTGGTCCCTGGTGGGCGACGGCACGTACCTGATGATGCCCACCGAGATCGTCACCGCCGTCCAGGAACACCTGCCGGTCAACCTGATCCTGATCCAGAACCACGGCTACGCCTCCATCGGCGGCCTCTCCGAGGAGACGGGCGGCGAGCGCTTCGGCACCGCCTACCGCTACCGCGCCGCCGACGGCACCTTCACCGGCGCCCCGCTGCCGGTGGACCTGGCCGCCAACGCGGCGAGCCTCGGTATGGACGTCATCAGCGCCAAGACCGTCGGCGAGCTACGGGCCGCACTGGCCCGGGCCCGCGCCTCGGACCGGCCGACCTGCGTGTACGTCGAGACCGCCCCGACCCCCGCGTCCCCGCCGGCCGAGGCCTGGTGGGACGTACCGGTCGCCGAGGTCGCCACCCGCGACGCCGCCCTGGCCGCCCGCCGACGCTACGAGCGCCACACCGCGACCCGGCGCCGCCACCTGTGA
- a CDS encoding sugar ABC transporter substrate-binding protein, translating into MDRTFHPRFRRTAPMVALAAASVLLMAGCSSESGGKKAADGGSGAAASSADTPRMTVALVTHQAPGDTFWDIVRKGAEAAAAKDNIKLVYSADPNAGTQANLVQNAIDQKVDGIAITLAKPDAMKDVVAKAAKAGIPVVGLNSGLSDWKSLNLLSFFGQDESVAGEAFGKKLNETGAKKAVCVIQEQGNVGLEQRCAGVKKTFGGDTAVLNVNGTDMPSVKATITAKLRQDAGIDYVVALGAPYALTAVQSVGDAGSKAKVATFDLNKELTTAISRGDIQFAVDQQPYLQGYLAVDSLWLHKNNGNYSGGGEQPVLTGPAFVDKANVELVSAFAAKGTR; encoded by the coding sequence ATGGACCGTACGTTCCACCCCCGATTCCGGAGAACCGCCCCGATGGTGGCGCTGGCCGCCGCCTCCGTCCTGCTGATGGCCGGCTGCTCCAGCGAGTCGGGAGGCAAGAAGGCCGCGGACGGCGGCAGCGGCGCCGCCGCCAGCAGCGCCGACACCCCCCGGATGACGGTCGCCCTGGTCACCCATCAGGCCCCCGGCGACACCTTCTGGGACATCGTCCGCAAGGGCGCCGAGGCCGCCGCCGCCAAGGACAACATCAAGCTGGTCTACTCGGCGGACCCGAACGCCGGCACCCAGGCCAACCTCGTCCAGAACGCGATCGACCAGAAGGTGGACGGCATCGCGATCACTCTCGCCAAGCCGGACGCCATGAAGGACGTGGTGGCCAAGGCGGCGAAGGCGGGCATCCCCGTCGTCGGCCTCAACTCCGGCCTGAGCGACTGGAAGTCGCTCAACCTGCTGTCGTTCTTCGGCCAGGACGAGTCGGTCGCCGGCGAGGCCTTCGGCAAGAAGCTCAACGAGACGGGCGCCAAGAAGGCCGTCTGCGTGATCCAGGAACAGGGCAACGTCGGCCTCGAACAGCGCTGCGCCGGTGTGAAGAAGACCTTCGGCGGCGACACCGCGGTCCTCAACGTCAACGGCACCGACATGCCGTCCGTCAAGGCCACGATCACCGCCAAGCTGCGCCAGGACGCGGGCATCGACTACGTGGTCGCCCTCGGCGCCCCCTACGCCCTCACCGCCGTCCAGTCGGTGGGTGACGCCGGCAGCAAGGCCAAGGTGGCCACCTTCGACCTGAACAAGGAGCTGACCACGGCGATCTCACGCGGCGACATCCAGTTCGCCGTGGACCAGCAGCCCTACCTCCAGGGCTACCTGGCCGTCGACTCCCTCTGGCTCCACAAGAACAACGGGAACTACAGCGGCGGCGGCGAGCAGCCGGTCCTCACCGGTCCGGCCTTCGTCGACAAGGCCAACGTCGAGCTGGTCTCCGCGTTCGCCGCGAAGGGCACCCGGTGA
- the iolB gene encoding 5-deoxy-glucuronate isomerase, whose product MTTTHHLRAGSAGDGTYTVNVSPASAGWGYSSLRVLELPPAGRHSFATGDSEWIVLPLAGSCTVTAGGDVFRLRGRASVFDGVTDFAYAPRDAEVSIASPDGGRFALTGARCERRLPARYGPASSVPVELRGTGTCSRQVNNFGAAGVFACDRLIAVEVITPGGNWSSFPPHKHDEHRPGQESQLEEVYYYEFAAHAGTPGLGYQRVSPSGRGGTDVLAEVRDGDVVLIPDGWHGPSMAVPGHDMYYLNVMAGPDRAWLIHDHPDHAWIRGTWPEQPVDPRLPRYTAPAK is encoded by the coding sequence ATGACCACCACCCACCACCTCCGCGCGGGTTCGGCGGGTGACGGGACCTACACGGTGAACGTCTCTCCCGCGTCGGCCGGCTGGGGCTACTCCAGCCTGCGGGTGCTGGAGCTCCCGCCGGCCGGCCGGCACTCCTTCGCCACCGGCGACAGCGAGTGGATCGTGCTGCCGCTGGCGGGCTCCTGCACGGTCACCGCCGGCGGTGACGTCTTCCGACTCCGCGGCCGCGCGAGCGTCTTCGACGGGGTCACCGACTTCGCGTACGCGCCCCGCGACGCCGAGGTCTCGATCGCCTCCCCCGACGGCGGGCGCTTCGCGCTGACCGGCGCCCGCTGCGAGCGCCGCCTGCCCGCCCGCTACGGGCCGGCCTCCTCGGTCCCGGTCGAGCTGCGCGGCACCGGCACCTGCTCCCGCCAGGTCAACAACTTCGGCGCCGCCGGGGTCTTCGCCTGCGACCGCCTGATCGCCGTCGAGGTGATCACCCCGGGCGGCAACTGGTCCTCCTTCCCCCCGCACAAGCACGACGAGCACCGGCCCGGTCAGGAGTCGCAGCTGGAGGAGGTCTACTACTACGAGTTCGCCGCCCACGCGGGCACGCCCGGCCTCGGCTACCAGCGAGTGTCCCCCTCGGGGCGCGGCGGCACCGATGTGCTGGCGGAGGTCCGCGACGGTGACGTGGTGCTGATCCCCGACGGCTGGCACGGGCCCTCCATGGCCGTACCCGGCCACGACATGTACTACCTGAACGTCATGGCGGGCCCCGACCGCGCCTGGCTGATCCACGACCACCCGGACCACGCGTGGATCCGCGGTACCTGGCCCGAGCAGCCGGTCGACCCCCGCCTCCCCCGCTACACCGCCCCCGCGAAGTGA
- a CDS encoding ATP-binding cassette domain-containing protein: MTAHGHPATPIALVELRNAGKSYGNIRALHGVDLTVHPGRVTCVLGDNGAGKSTLIKIISGLHRHTEGEFLVDGTPTRFTTPREALAHGIATVYQDLATVPLMPVWRNFFLGSELTLGRRPLRRLDIARMKRTADEELRNMGIVLDDLEQPIGTLSGGQRQCVAIARAVHFGARVLVLDEPTAALGVKQSGVVLKYVAAARDRGLGVIFITHNPHHAHLVGDHFTVLRLGTVELSAARGEVGVEELTHHMAGGAELAALEHELAQVGGLDGRPGRAESDEPTALTTTPPEGRS; the protein is encoded by the coding sequence ATGACCGCCCATGGCCACCCGGCCACCCCGATCGCCTTGGTCGAGCTGCGGAACGCGGGCAAGTCGTACGGCAACATCCGAGCCCTGCACGGGGTCGACCTGACCGTGCACCCCGGCCGGGTCACCTGTGTGCTCGGCGACAACGGCGCCGGCAAGTCCACCCTCATCAAGATCATCTCCGGTCTGCACCGCCACACCGAGGGCGAGTTCCTCGTCGACGGCACACCCACCCGCTTCACCACCCCCCGCGAAGCCCTCGCCCACGGCATCGCCACCGTCTACCAGGACCTGGCCACCGTCCCCCTGATGCCGGTGTGGCGCAACTTCTTCCTCGGCTCCGAGCTGACCCTGGGCCGCCGGCCGCTGCGGCGGCTGGACATCGCGAGGATGAAACGGACCGCCGACGAGGAACTGCGGAACATGGGCATCGTGCTGGACGACCTGGAACAGCCCATCGGCACCCTCTCCGGCGGGCAGCGCCAGTGCGTGGCCATCGCCCGCGCCGTCCACTTCGGCGCCCGCGTCCTCGTCCTCGACGAGCCCACCGCCGCCCTCGGCGTCAAGCAGTCGGGCGTCGTCCTCAAGTACGTCGCCGCCGCGCGCGACCGCGGCCTCGGCGTCATCTTCATCACCCACAACCCCCACCACGCCCACCTGGTCGGCGACCACTTCACCGTGCTGCGCCTGGGCACCGTGGAACTGTCCGCCGCCCGCGGCGAGGTCGGCGTCGAGGAGCTGACCCACCACATGGCCGGCGGCGCCGAACTCGCCGCACTCGAGCACGAACTCGCCCAGGTCGGCGGCCTCGACGGGCGCCCCGGGCGCGCAGAATCGGATGAGCCCACCGCGCTCACCACGACCCCGCCCGAAGGAAGGTCCTGA
- a CDS encoding GntR family transcriptional regulator, giving the protein MTRSAPSDLDFALDRTSPVPLYYQFAQQLESAIEHGLLHPGSLLGNEIELAGRLGLSRPTVRQAIQTLVDKGLLVRRRGVGTQVVHSQVKRPMELTSLYDDLEAAGQSPTTRVLGNEIVPAPPEVAASLHLAEGAPVHRVVRLRRAHDEPMAYLSNYVPEGLLDLDTDKLEATGLYRMLRGAGITLHSARQSVGARCATAEEAELLGEPEGAALLTMQRTAYDDAGRAVEYGSHIYRASRYSFEFQLLVRG; this is encoded by the coding sequence GTGACCCGCTCTGCTCCCTCGGACCTCGACTTCGCGCTCGACAGAACCAGCCCCGTGCCGCTCTACTACCAGTTCGCCCAGCAACTGGAGTCGGCGATCGAGCACGGGCTGCTGCACCCCGGCAGTCTGCTCGGCAACGAGATCGAACTCGCCGGGCGGCTCGGCCTGTCCCGGCCGACGGTACGCCAGGCCATCCAGACCCTGGTGGACAAGGGCCTCCTGGTCCGCCGCCGCGGAGTGGGCACCCAGGTGGTCCACAGCCAGGTCAAGCGCCCCATGGAGCTCACCAGCCTCTACGACGACCTGGAGGCCGCGGGCCAGAGCCCCACGACCCGGGTCCTCGGCAACGAGATCGTGCCCGCCCCGCCGGAGGTCGCCGCCTCCCTCCACCTCGCCGAGGGCGCCCCGGTCCACCGCGTCGTCCGGCTGAGACGGGCCCACGACGAACCCATGGCGTACCTCTCGAACTACGTGCCCGAGGGCCTGCTCGACCTCGACACGGACAAGCTGGAGGCAACCGGCCTGTACCGGATGCTGCGCGGCGCGGGCATCACCCTGCACAGCGCCCGGCAGTCGGTCGGCGCACGCTGCGCCACCGCCGAGGAGGCCGAGCTGCTCGGTGAGCCCGAGGGGGCCGCCCTGCTGACCATGCAGCGCACGGCGTACGACGACGCCGGCCGCGCCGTCGAGTACGGCTCGCACATCTACCGCGCCTCGCGGTACTCCTTCGAGTTCCAGCTGCTCGTACGGGGCTGA
- a CDS encoding arsenate reductase ArsC: MTAPLASVLFVCIHNAGRSQMAAGFLTHLAGGRVEVRSAGSMPGDQVNPSAVAAMAELGIDISDQKPKILTTEAVQASDYVITMGCGDACPYFPGKTYLDWKLEDPAGQGVEAVRPIRDEIKTLIEGLIAEIDAKAQAGRES; encoded by the coding sequence ATGACCGCGCCGCTCGCCTCCGTGCTGTTCGTCTGCATCCACAACGCCGGCCGCTCCCAGATGGCCGCGGGCTTCCTCACCCACCTCGCCGGGGGCCGCGTCGAGGTCCGCTCCGCCGGTTCGATGCCGGGCGACCAGGTCAACCCCTCCGCCGTCGCCGCGATGGCCGAGCTCGGCATCGACATCTCCGACCAGAAGCCGAAGATCCTCACCACCGAGGCCGTCCAGGCGTCCGACTACGTCATCACCATGGGCTGCGGCGACGCCTGCCCCTACTTCCCCGGCAAGACGTACCTGGACTGGAAGCTGGAGGACCCGGCCGGCCAGGGCGTCGAGGCCGTCCGCCCGATCCGCGACGAGATCAAGACCCTGATCGAGGGCCTCATCGCCGAGATCGACGCCAAGGCTCAGGCCGGACGGGAGAGCTGA